Proteins co-encoded in one Odontesthes bonariensis isolate fOdoBon6 chromosome 24, fOdoBon6.hap1, whole genome shotgun sequence genomic window:
- the ncoa7b gene encoding nuclear receptor coactivator 7 isoform X1: protein MEKRDRKPGYFARLKRRKQLKQSQSEKSPNEQSPAIISRDSDPNTDPQRVTAKSPAGLGDGCKSNNQTKMEKKRPPGTVEFIVGPDDSLNSIALKFNITPNKLVQLNKLFTRSIYPGQKLFVPDLSQSETDLKSPSSCEPSLSNGSSDKPSHDSTQSCRSAKSIRRQLSPNSEDESPATVRFIKMSCKFFTDGMGVVGGVLIVTPNNIMFDPHKSDPLVIENGCEEYGLICPMEEVVSVALYDDVSRMNLKDALPSDLPQDLCPVYRPGEWEQLPSERDLNPFSRYEAMVPKQPIVLDDIESALSETENEQAEKSPSDEGFTELEPTVNGSTEEAEGTSSTTLCTVGRDHHDIVGPTGPSQETVQKKQMLGQTKGKLDDEEDEGVAQNSSIEDGESMQSSLETEKQGGVHDKPESQEVTKTKDVKSEELLNSVDDEVIRKLSLKEASEVRGRSALERQSPDRPAEGDELSEEEKRNKNYEAEMKSWLLERMQAPIEDMLLSSEEKSKNPPMFLCFKVGKPMRKSFVIGMTSSPAHSFGSREKQPEYWFAVPQERVHDLYSFFVQWSPDVYGNEAREQGFVVVEKDELDMIDNFFSDPASCSWEIITIDEAKRRQSFGSCDRDLSVDALPILIDSSDLLQDTHIEKVACRLPARVQGYPWRIAYSTEKHGTSLKTLYRNLAEVDSPVLLVIKDLDHQIFGAFSTHPFRVSEHCYGTGETFLFSFCPEIKVYRWTGENSYFVKGNTDSLQMGGGGGQLGLWLDAELYRGTTTKCATFNNQPLSSQQDFNIHSLEVWTFE, encoded by the exons ATggaaaagagagacagaaagccgGGATATTTTGCCAG GCTGAAAAGGCGgaagcagcttaagcagagccAATCAGAAAAGAGTCCAAATGAGCAGAGCCCGGCAATCATCTCCCGTGACAGCGACCCCAACACGGACCCACAGAGAGTAACAGCAAAGTCACctgcaggtttgg GTGATGGCTGTAAAAGCAACAATCAGACAAAGATGGAGAAGAAGAGGCCACCAGGGACCGTGGAGTTTATT GTGGGACCTGATGATTCCCTCAACAGCATAGCACTCAAATTCAACATCACCCCAAACAAGCTGGTGCAGCTGAACAAGCTCTTCACTCGCAGCATCTACCCCGGTCAG AAGCTGTTTGTTCCAGATTTGAGCCAATCCGAAACTGACCTAAAGTCTCCTAGTTCATGTGAACCCTCTTTGAGTAACGGCTCGTCTGACAAGCCATCACAT GACAGCACGCAAAGCTGCCGGTCAGCAAAGTCCATCCGCCGTCAGCTCTCCCCAAACTCGGAGGACGAGAGCCCGGCAACGGTTAGATTCATCAAGATGAGCTGCAAATTCTTCACTGATGGCATG GGAGTGGTTGGAGGCGTGCTGATCGTGACACCCAACAACATCATGTTTGACCCCCACAAGTCTGACCCGCTTGTGATCGAGAACGGCTGCGAGGAGTACGGCCTCATCTGCCCCATGGAGGAGGTGGTGTCTGTTGCGCTGTATGACGACGTGTCACGCATGAACCTCAAAGACGCTCTGCCATC AGATCTACCCCAGGATCTGTGTCCTGTGTACAGGCCCGGTGAATGGGAGCAGCTGCCGTCGGAGCGGGATCTCAACCCCTTCAGCCGATATGAAGCTATGGTTCCAAAGCAACCAATAGTTTTGGATGACATTGAATCTGCCCTCTCTGAAACTG AAAACGAGCAGGCAGAGAAGTCTCCATCTGACGAAGGATTCACTGAGCTGGAGCCCACTGTTAATGGGAGCACAGAGGAGGCAGAGGGGACGTCCTCCACCACACTCTGCACTGTCGGCAGAGACCATCATGACATTGTAGGACCAACCGGTCCAAGCCAGGAAACAGTCCAGAAGAAGCAGATGCTTGGCCAAACTAAAGGGAAGCTGGATGATGAAGAGGATGAAGGCGTAGCTCAGAACAGCTCCATCGAGGATGGAGAGTCCATGCAATCCTCCttagagactgaaaaacagggCGGCGTGCATGATAAACCTGAAAGCCAAGAGGTAACTAAAACCAAAGATGTCAAATCTGAAGAGCTGCTAAATAGTGTAGATGACGAAGTAATCAGGAAGTTGAGTCTTAAGGAGGCTTCAGAGGTTCGTGGGAGGTCTGCACTGGAAAGACAAAGCCCAGACAGGCCAGCAGAGGGCGACGAACTCAGTGAGGAGGAGAAACGGAATAAAAACTACGAAGCAGAGATGAAGTCCTGGTTGCTGGAGAGAATGCAGGCTCCAATAGAAG ACATGCTTCTCTCATCTGAGGAGAAAAGCAAAAACCCGCCTATGTTCCTCTGCTTCAAAGTTGGAAAGCCAATGAGGAAGTCTTTTGTCATTGGCATGACTTCCAGTCCTGCCCACTCATTCGGGAGCCGGGAGAAGCAGCCAGAGTATTGGTTTGCTGTGCCTCAGGAAAG GGTGCACGATCTGTATTCATTTTTCGTTCAGTGGTCTCCTGATGTGTACGGGAATGAAGCTCGCGAGCAGGGTTTTGTCGTGGTGGAAAAAGATGAGCTGGACATGATCGATAACTTTTTCAGTGACCCTGCGTCTTGCAGCTGGGAG ATCATCACCATTGATGAGGCTAAACGTAGGCAGAGTTTTGGCAGCTGTGACAGAGACTTGTCTGTGGACGCACTGCCCATCCTCATTGATAGCAGCGATCTGCTGCAAGACACTCACATTGAGAAG gtTGCCTGTCGCCTGCCAGCCCGCGTGCAGGGATACCCGTGGAGAATAGCCTACAGCACTGAGAAACATGGGACCAGTCTGAAGACTCTTTACAGGAACCTGGCAGAGGTGGACAGTCCTGTGCTACTGGTCATCAAAGACCTGGATCATCAG ATATTTGGGGCATTCTCAACTCATCCCTTCAGAGTGAGCGAACACTGCTATGGCACTGGAGAGACTTTCCTCTTTAGCTTCTGCCCTGAAATTAAG GTTTACCGCTGGACGGGGGAGAATTCTTACTTTGTGAAAGGCAACACTGACTCTCTGCAGATGGGAGGAGGAGG CGGTCAGCTGGGTCTCTGGCTGGATGCCGAGCTGTACCGAGGCACCACCACAAAATGCGCCACGTTCAACAACCAGCCGCTCTCCTCCCAGCAGGACTTCAACATCCACAGTCTGGAGGTCTGGACCTTCGAGTAG
- the ncoa7b gene encoding nuclear receptor coactivator 7 isoform X2 produces MEKRDRKPGYFARLKRRKQLKQSQSEKSPNEQSPAIISRDSDPNTDPQRVTAKSPAGLGDGCKSNNQTKMEKKRPPGTVEFIVGPDDSLNSIALKFNITPNKLVQLNKLFTRSIYPGQKLFVPDLSQSETDLKSPSSCEPSLSNGSSDKPSHDSTQSCRSAKSIRRQLSPNSEDESPATVRFIKMSCKFFTDGMGVVGGVLIVTPNNIMFDPHKSDPLVIENGCEEYGLICPMEEVVSVALYDDVSRMNLKDALPSPGEWEQLPSERDLNPFSRYEAMVPKQPIVLDDIESALSETENEQAEKSPSDEGFTELEPTVNGSTEEAEGTSSTTLCTVGRDHHDIVGPTGPSQETVQKKQMLGQTKGKLDDEEDEGVAQNSSIEDGESMQSSLETEKQGGVHDKPESQEVTKTKDVKSEELLNSVDDEVIRKLSLKEASEVRGRSALERQSPDRPAEGDELSEEEKRNKNYEAEMKSWLLERMQAPIEDMLLSSEEKSKNPPMFLCFKVGKPMRKSFVIGMTSSPAHSFGSREKQPEYWFAVPQERVHDLYSFFVQWSPDVYGNEAREQGFVVVEKDELDMIDNFFSDPASCSWEIITIDEAKRRQSFGSCDRDLSVDALPILIDSSDLLQDTHIEKVACRLPARVQGYPWRIAYSTEKHGTSLKTLYRNLAEVDSPVLLVIKDLDHQIFGAFSTHPFRVSEHCYGTGETFLFSFCPEIKVYRWTGENSYFVKGNTDSLQMGGGGGQLGLWLDAELYRGTTTKCATFNNQPLSSQQDFNIHSLEVWTFE; encoded by the exons ATggaaaagagagacagaaagccgGGATATTTTGCCAG GCTGAAAAGGCGgaagcagcttaagcagagccAATCAGAAAAGAGTCCAAATGAGCAGAGCCCGGCAATCATCTCCCGTGACAGCGACCCCAACACGGACCCACAGAGAGTAACAGCAAAGTCACctgcaggtttgg GTGATGGCTGTAAAAGCAACAATCAGACAAAGATGGAGAAGAAGAGGCCACCAGGGACCGTGGAGTTTATT GTGGGACCTGATGATTCCCTCAACAGCATAGCACTCAAATTCAACATCACCCCAAACAAGCTGGTGCAGCTGAACAAGCTCTTCACTCGCAGCATCTACCCCGGTCAG AAGCTGTTTGTTCCAGATTTGAGCCAATCCGAAACTGACCTAAAGTCTCCTAGTTCATGTGAACCCTCTTTGAGTAACGGCTCGTCTGACAAGCCATCACAT GACAGCACGCAAAGCTGCCGGTCAGCAAAGTCCATCCGCCGTCAGCTCTCCCCAAACTCGGAGGACGAGAGCCCGGCAACGGTTAGATTCATCAAGATGAGCTGCAAATTCTTCACTGATGGCATG GGAGTGGTTGGAGGCGTGCTGATCGTGACACCCAACAACATCATGTTTGACCCCCACAAGTCTGACCCGCTTGTGATCGAGAACGGCTGCGAGGAGTACGGCCTCATCTGCCCCATGGAGGAGGTGGTGTCTGTTGCGCTGTATGACGACGTGTCACGCATGAACCTCAAAGACGCTCTGCCATC GCCCGGTGAATGGGAGCAGCTGCCGTCGGAGCGGGATCTCAACCCCTTCAGCCGATATGAAGCTATGGTTCCAAAGCAACCAATAGTTTTGGATGACATTGAATCTGCCCTCTCTGAAACTG AAAACGAGCAGGCAGAGAAGTCTCCATCTGACGAAGGATTCACTGAGCTGGAGCCCACTGTTAATGGGAGCACAGAGGAGGCAGAGGGGACGTCCTCCACCACACTCTGCACTGTCGGCAGAGACCATCATGACATTGTAGGACCAACCGGTCCAAGCCAGGAAACAGTCCAGAAGAAGCAGATGCTTGGCCAAACTAAAGGGAAGCTGGATGATGAAGAGGATGAAGGCGTAGCTCAGAACAGCTCCATCGAGGATGGAGAGTCCATGCAATCCTCCttagagactgaaaaacagggCGGCGTGCATGATAAACCTGAAAGCCAAGAGGTAACTAAAACCAAAGATGTCAAATCTGAAGAGCTGCTAAATAGTGTAGATGACGAAGTAATCAGGAAGTTGAGTCTTAAGGAGGCTTCAGAGGTTCGTGGGAGGTCTGCACTGGAAAGACAAAGCCCAGACAGGCCAGCAGAGGGCGACGAACTCAGTGAGGAGGAGAAACGGAATAAAAACTACGAAGCAGAGATGAAGTCCTGGTTGCTGGAGAGAATGCAGGCTCCAATAGAAG ACATGCTTCTCTCATCTGAGGAGAAAAGCAAAAACCCGCCTATGTTCCTCTGCTTCAAAGTTGGAAAGCCAATGAGGAAGTCTTTTGTCATTGGCATGACTTCCAGTCCTGCCCACTCATTCGGGAGCCGGGAGAAGCAGCCAGAGTATTGGTTTGCTGTGCCTCAGGAAAG GGTGCACGATCTGTATTCATTTTTCGTTCAGTGGTCTCCTGATGTGTACGGGAATGAAGCTCGCGAGCAGGGTTTTGTCGTGGTGGAAAAAGATGAGCTGGACATGATCGATAACTTTTTCAGTGACCCTGCGTCTTGCAGCTGGGAG ATCATCACCATTGATGAGGCTAAACGTAGGCAGAGTTTTGGCAGCTGTGACAGAGACTTGTCTGTGGACGCACTGCCCATCCTCATTGATAGCAGCGATCTGCTGCAAGACACTCACATTGAGAAG gtTGCCTGTCGCCTGCCAGCCCGCGTGCAGGGATACCCGTGGAGAATAGCCTACAGCACTGAGAAACATGGGACCAGTCTGAAGACTCTTTACAGGAACCTGGCAGAGGTGGACAGTCCTGTGCTACTGGTCATCAAAGACCTGGATCATCAG ATATTTGGGGCATTCTCAACTCATCCCTTCAGAGTGAGCGAACACTGCTATGGCACTGGAGAGACTTTCCTCTTTAGCTTCTGCCCTGAAATTAAG GTTTACCGCTGGACGGGGGAGAATTCTTACTTTGTGAAAGGCAACACTGACTCTCTGCAGATGGGAGGAGGAGG CGGTCAGCTGGGTCTCTGGCTGGATGCCGAGCTGTACCGAGGCACCACCACAAAATGCGCCACGTTCAACAACCAGCCGCTCTCCTCCCAGCAGGACTTCAACATCCACAGTCTGGAGGTCTGGACCTTCGAGTAG